In Oscillatoria acuminata PCC 6304, a single window of DNA contains:
- a CDS encoding AAA family ATPase, whose product MTPTQLQNYLNRLIKHKLPISTMIWGPPGIGKSSIVEQVSRRHKLDFVDVRLSQLAPTDLRGLPVAENGVSKWYPPEFLPQKGQGILFLDELNMAPPAMQGMAQQLILDRRVGSYEVPPGWYIWAAGNRKEDRAAVFDMPSPLANRFLHLEVQPDFASFKTYAIAKRIHEQIIAFLSFRTPLLHQPNYHQPAWPSPRSWEMASKLHKVGLEIEPAVGYDTTAEFKAFLNLYQNLPDFNQIFRGEGSHISFPNEPSVRYALSVGLAIRANDDVEGYNAFIWLSEVASSEWVQLFALDLFRQMRSKGKMGVLAQLVQKDEKLQKFLKEFQGLLAG is encoded by the coding sequence ATGACTCCCACGCAACTCCAAAACTATTTGAATCGGTTAATCAAGCATAAATTACCCATTAGTACCATGATTTGGGGACCTCCGGGCATCGGAAAATCCAGCATCGTCGAACAAGTTTCCCGTCGTCATAAACTAGATTTTGTAGATGTGCGGTTATCTCAATTAGCCCCAACCGATTTGCGGGGATTGCCTGTAGCTGAAAATGGCGTTTCTAAATGGTATCCCCCAGAATTCCTCCCACAAAAAGGCCAAGGTATTCTCTTCTTAGATGAACTAAATATGGCACCTCCAGCAATGCAGGGCATGGCTCAACAATTAATCCTCGATCGCCGGGTGGGGTCTTATGAAGTTCCCCCAGGTTGGTATATTTGGGCGGCAGGGAACCGCAAAGAAGACCGGGCCGCTGTTTTTGATATGCCTTCTCCCTTAGCTAACCGATTTTTACATCTGGAGGTTCAGCCCGATTTTGCCAGCTTTAAAACCTATGCAATAGCGAAAAGAATTCACGAACAAATTATCGCCTTCCTCTCTTTTCGGACTCCTTTGTTACATCAACCGAACTATCATCAACCCGCTTGGCCTTCTCCTCGGTCTTGGGAAATGGCAAGTAAGCTCCATAAAGTTGGATTGGAGATTGAACCAGCCGTGGGTTATGATACCACTGCCGAGTTTAAAGCCTTTCTAAACTTATACCAAAATTTACCCGATTTCAATCAAATTTTTCGAGGAGAAGGGAGTCATATTTCTTTTCCCAATGAACCTTCGGTACGCTATGCATTAAGTGTGGGGTTGGCTATCCGTGCCAATGATGATGTCGAGGGATATAATGCTTTTATCTGGTTGTCAGAAGTAGCCAGCAGTGAGTGGGTTCAATTATTTGCATTGGATTTATTCCGACAAATGCGAAGTAAAGGAAAAATGGGGGTGCTGGCGCAGTTGGTGCAAAAGGATGAAAAACTACAAAAGTTTCTTAAAGAGTTTCAAGGGTTGTTGGCGGGGTGA
- a CDS encoding DNA gyrase subunit B, translating to MTSNYSADQIQVLEGLEAVRKRPGMYIGTTGPRGLHHLVYEVVDNSIDEALAGHCTHIEIEFNPDGSCTVTDDGRGIPTDIHSKTGRSALETVMTVLHAGGKFGGGGYKVSGGLHGVGISVVNALSEWVEVTVWREKKVHTQRYERGAAIGELTGKPIKENRTGTSVCFKPDLQIFSTGIEFDYSTVAGRLRELAYLNAGVKITFSDNRIELLKNNEPRVESYCYEGGIREYVEYMNRDKQPLHEEIIYVEGERNNVQVEVSLQWCTDAYTDNVLGFANNIRTIDGGTHLEGLKAVLTRTMNAIARKRNKLKEGDSNLGGEHVREGLTAVISVKVPDPEFEGQTKTKLGNTEVRGIVDSLVGEVLTEYLEFRPSVADAILERAIQAFNAAEAARRARELVRRKSVLESSPLPGKLADCSTKDPSESEIYIVEGDSAGGSAKQGRDRRFQAILPLRGKILNIEKTDDSKIYKNTEIQALIAALGLGIKGEEFDSTQLRYHRIIIMSVAGDEPTLVMDDKGQTEFVKIGQFIDECVEGRRSPERYRVVSFDPVTHATRFKPLKAVIRHGHEEAMYKLTTRYNRSVKVTSSHSVFVYENGEVILKKGNEVKSGDLLVASRRLPRPAESPTRIDLLDTLYRAGLTRSLYLKGEDVRRIASQRLLAKVATPGEWNEPRVELAATAWQQLISQRKMAGISQKQVATVCGVKQPITISHWERGINRPTLPNFLEYLEAIGGNENIVYETVPSKLDRLLEQDDTSKNALWREVSAYKAFEYFTPSELIQLGDEVQIVPQAHQDKAFNRYLPITKELMNFLGWYVAEGTLSKHQVSLNLGKKDERFIPALSEAIAATFGETPRRYNDPDSDGIKLYFHSVAAARLLQAWGLAKPAHEKQLPDLVFSLPEDLQLAFLEGYFLGDGTIGSNNFSWTTNSPALKEGLLYLFGQLGLIATPTEHQPATPADAPIQTRHAYYTLTICGKEQIAFCQAIWQHHANASQLEDHLARPTRKSQDFVPISDDLMGLKVISAEEIDLVGDYVYDFSVEGDENFVCGTGGLCAHNTDADVDGAHIRTLLLTFFYRYQREMVDQGYVYIACPPLYKVERGRNHFYCYSDRELQNLIRNEFPSNANYTIQRFKGLGEMMPTQLWETTMNPESRTLKRVEIEDAAEADRVFTVLMGDRVAPRREFIETYGPQLKLMDLDI from the coding sequence ATGACCAGCAACTACAGCGCTGACCAAATACAAGTTCTTGAAGGACTCGAAGCAGTACGCAAGCGACCGGGGATGTACATCGGGACCACCGGACCCCGAGGACTCCACCATCTAGTTTACGAGGTTGTGGACAACTCGATCGATGAGGCGCTTGCTGGACACTGTACCCATATTGAAATTGAGTTCAATCCAGATGGCTCTTGTACCGTAACCGACGACGGTCGCGGCATTCCTACGGACATCCATTCTAAAACAGGAAGGTCCGCCCTGGAAACCGTGATGACGGTCCTCCACGCCGGAGGTAAATTTGGAGGAGGCGGTTATAAAGTCTCTGGAGGATTACACGGGGTGGGTATCTCCGTGGTTAATGCTTTATCCGAATGGGTTGAAGTCACCGTTTGGCGAGAGAAAAAAGTCCATACCCAACGGTATGAACGGGGTGCAGCAATTGGAGAACTGACAGGCAAACCGATTAAAGAAAATCGCACCGGAACCTCCGTTTGCTTTAAACCGGACCTGCAAATTTTCAGTACCGGCATTGAATTTGATTACAGCACCGTAGCGGGCCGATTACGCGAACTGGCCTACCTAAATGCTGGGGTTAAAATCACCTTTTCCGATAATCGGATTGAACTGCTCAAAAATAATGAGCCCAGAGTTGAAAGCTATTGCTATGAAGGGGGAATTCGGGAATATGTAGAATACATGAACCGAGACAAACAGCCCCTTCATGAAGAAATTATTTACGTCGAAGGCGAACGGAATAATGTTCAGGTGGAAGTCTCGTTGCAATGGTGTACTGATGCTTACACCGATAATGTTTTGGGATTTGCTAACAACATCCGGACCATTGATGGGGGAACCCACCTAGAAGGATTGAAAGCAGTTCTGACCCGGACCATGAATGCGATCGCCCGCAAACGGAATAAACTCAAAGAAGGGGATTCCAATCTTGGCGGTGAGCACGTTCGGGAAGGGTTAACGGCAGTGATTTCCGTGAAAGTGCCTGACCCGGAATTTGAAGGGCAAACTAAAACCAAATTAGGTAATACCGAAGTCCGGGGAATTGTGGATTCTTTAGTGGGTGAAGTGCTCACGGAGTATTTAGAATTTCGCCCCAGTGTGGCGGATGCGATTTTAGAACGCGCAATTCAGGCATTTAATGCCGCAGAAGCTGCCCGACGCGCCAGGGAATTGGTGCGCCGGAAATCCGTCTTAGAATCGTCTCCCCTGCCTGGAAAACTGGCGGATTGTAGTACCAAAGACCCCAGTGAAAGTGAAATCTACATTGTAGAAGGGGATAGTGCGGGAGGCAGTGCCAAACAAGGACGCGATCGCCGTTTCCAAGCCATCCTCCCCTTACGCGGGAAAATCCTGAACATCGAAAAAACCGATGATTCCAAGATTTACAAGAATACCGAAATCCAAGCCTTAATTGCCGCCCTCGGTTTAGGGATTAAAGGGGAAGAGTTTGACTCCACCCAACTGCGGTATCATCGAATCATCATCATGAGCGTAGCGGGAGACGAACCCACCCTGGTCATGGATGACAAAGGGCAAACGGAGTTCGTCAAAATTGGTCAATTTATCGACGAGTGCGTAGAAGGGCGTCGCAGTCCCGAACGCTATCGCGTGGTTTCCTTCGACCCCGTGACCCATGCCACCCGCTTTAAACCCTTGAAAGCGGTGATTCGACATGGCCATGAAGAAGCCATGTATAAACTCACCACCCGGTATAATCGCTCAGTCAAAGTCACCTCCTCTCATAGCGTCTTCGTCTATGAAAACGGGGAAGTGATTCTCAAAAAAGGCAACGAAGTCAAATCGGGAGATTTATTAGTCGCCTCTCGACGGTTACCCCGTCCGGCAGAAAGCCCAACTCGCATTGATTTGCTAGACACCTTGTATCGCGCTGGACTGACGCGATCGCTCTACTTAAAAGGCGAAGATGTGCGCCGGATTGCCAGTCAGCGTCTGCTGGCTAAAGTTGCTACCCCAGGGGAATGGAACGAACCTCGGGTGGAATTGGCAGCGACGGCATGGCAACAACTGATTTCCCAACGGAAAATGGCCGGTATCAGCCAGAAACAGGTGGCAACCGTCTGTGGCGTTAAACAACCGATTACGATCAGTCATTGGGAACGGGGGATTAATCGTCCCACGTTACCAAACTTTTTGGAATACCTAGAGGCGATCGGGGGGAACGAGAATATCGTTTATGAAACCGTCCCCTCAAAACTCGATCGCCTGTTAGAACAGGATGATACCAGCAAAAATGCCCTGTGGCGTGAAGTCAGTGCCTACAAAGCATTTGAGTATTTCACCCCCAGCGAACTGATTCAACTCGGGGACGAAGTGCAAATTGTCCCCCAGGCGCATCAAGATAAAGCCTTTAATCGCTATTTGCCGATTACAAAGGAATTGATGAATTTCTTGGGATGGTATGTCGCCGAGGGAACCCTAAGTAAACACCAAGTTAGCTTAAATCTGGGTAAAAAAGATGAGCGGTTTATCCCGGCATTGAGTGAGGCGATCGCCGCCACCTTCGGAGAAACGCCACGGCGCTATAATGACCCGGACAGTGATGGCATTAAACTCTATTTCCATAGTGTCGCTGCTGCCCGGTTATTACAAGCCTGGGGTTTAGCCAAACCCGCCCACGAGAAGCAACTGCCTGATTTAGTTTTCAGTCTCCCAGAAGACCTGCAATTGGCCTTTTTGGAAGGCTATTTCCTCGGAGATGGCACAATTGGCAGCAATAACTTCTCCTGGACGACGAATTCCCCCGCCTTGAAAGAAGGGTTACTCTATCTGTTCGGACAACTGGGGTTAATTGCCACTCCTACCGAACATCAACCCGCAACTCCAGCAGATGCGCCGATCCAAACTCGCCATGCCTATTACACCCTGACAATTTGTGGGAAAGAGCAAATTGCCTTCTGTCAAGCAATTTGGCAACATCACGCCAATGCATCGCAGTTGGAGGACCATTTAGCCCGTCCCACTCGCAAATCTCAGGATTTCGTCCCGATCAGCGATGATTTAATGGGACTGAAAGTGATATCGGCTGAGGAGATTGATTTAGTCGGTGACTATGTTTATGACTTCTCCGTAGAAGGGGATGAAAACTTCGTTTGCGGAACTGGCGGGTTATGTGCTCATAACACCGACGCGGACGTTGATGGGGCGCATATTCGGACTCTGCTGCTGACCTTCTTCTATCGCTATCAACGGGAAATGGTGGATCAAGGGTATGTTTATATTGCTTGTCCGCCGCTATATAAAGTAGAACGGGGACGAAACCATTTCTACTGTTACAGCGATCGCGAACTGCAAAACTTGATCCGCAATGAGTTCCCCTCGAATGCGAACTACACGATTCAGCGGTTTAAAGGGTTGGGTGAAATGATGCCAACTCAACTCTGGGAAACGACGATGAATCCAGAAAGTCGCACCCTGAAACGAGTGGAAATTGAGGATGCGGCAGAAGCCGATCGCGTGTTTACGGTGTTAATGGGCGATCGGGTAGCACCCCGTCGTGAGTTCATCGAAACCTACGGTCCTCAACTCAAACTGATGGATCTGGATATTTAA